One segment of Fusarium falciforme chromosome 13, complete sequence DNA contains the following:
- a CDS encoding Chromo domain-containing protein yields MPPAPSDDKPSNEGKFTGLTHGSRRSTSDSPLLVVNYDRVEAPKGVTTGESDEEEVDGELEDGLFIVETIKNHRIDKNGNLVFQVKWKGFESKKDLTWEPEENLKVSGDEILNEYFDTIGGRHKIFEESAIAAKTKRRIRTTNGTFGIRPKRLRQNKAHVTDDTLLATTKKWSPPSGLWEDEIERIDACEEDDNGKLIVYLIWKNGQKTKHGTEIIYKKCPQKMLQFYEDHVKIIGKEKNAMRDGTRAF; encoded by the exons ATGCCTCCAG CGCCTAGCGACGACAAACCTTCGAATGAGGGCAAATTCACGGGTCTCACTCATGGGAGCCGAAGGTCTACCTCAGACAGCCCACTGTTGGTTGTTAACTATGACAGAGTCGAAGCTCCCAAAGGCGTTACCACGGGCGAgagtgatgaagaggaagttgATGGCGAACTTGAGGATGGCCT TTTTATTGTAGAGACGATCAAGAACCATAGGATTGACAAAAAT GGCAATCTCGTGTTTCAGGTTAAGTGGAAGGGCTTTGAGAGCAAGAAAGACTTAACTTGGGAACCCGAGGAGAATCTCAA GGTATCGGGTGACGAGATTCTCAATGAGTATTTTGACACGATAGGTGGGAGGCACAAGATCTTCGAGGAATCAGCCATAGCGGCCAAGACCAAAAGGCGTATACGAACGACAAATGGCACTTTCGGCATAAGGCCCAAGCGATTGCGACAAAACAAGGCGCATGTTACCGATGATACGTTGCTTGCGACAACGAAGAAATGGAGTCCCCCCTCGGGGTTGtgggaggatgagattgagaGGATAGACGCTTgtgaggaagacgacaatGGAAAGCTGATCGTTTATCTTATTTGGAAGAACGGCCAGAAGACCAAGCATGGCACGGAGATCATCTACAAGAAGTGTCCGCAGAAG ATGCTCCAGTTTTATGAGGACCACGTCAAGATTAttgggaaagagaaaaatgcCATGAGAGACGGCACGAGGGCCTTCTAG
- a CDS encoding ATP-dependent DNA helicase hus2/rqh1 has protein sequence MARLKSSSKSLKPSLVSRPKQLLSPSCIIPTRLTRQDASARRTNLSTWSPEPSKTQSPPPKKARAPAPVRTLRTSSPDFPDLNADGLEYLDLTNDAFDDSDSLSFSSNAKLWREDYASRPNLVASSGRKRKSSEISEEEFSDLGDFPDIYELLGTYPPTPSPGSRSRTRRRERSRGHRTRRTRDGFKNHLSTEISPISEEDEDGILSPSRYVHSPLAREQSPRKALPVIDTQPPSKGATSLLKESAVRSEASNPAHQTSSLPPRMEDGRDEPFSPDSDEESLTPPSRNSSIAILKVSTNKPAQICTYAAPAAVPAVQLDFASLSQHHTTPGIAAPRVRAIASNSSQTTKVPPEDLFNEAPSKTPPESSQALALLNQLSSQPSTLTKWSEFMHKLIQQNDKNFIRAINERWPKEKRSEVKSEKERLLRQQKAFKQLAAPTDEYRALYRKREELAQVIAQAYAQGLDTDEDEVRLDDLTDEIQAVEQALLKTIDDTGLDVAGFLGTFQEPTYGHPPASVIVMGTQLMFQSSANMSMVSNVATLASEMGTRVAHETQLPKTSQNQQYPAASRIEASQGMSVLAQEDNAVSAPPFSKDTAKPSNAPYQPRPATRPSVVDPMPVGAEFDVDDNGFSDLDELQLQSVRKAARNLAPGSRSPPQATHRRPDDEFSDFSDDEEMLAFAQDYETRQSHAPVSQDFRKVFSETSGNAGTVAKPRASSKEPLPSVAPESIPGKLMKHPWSPEVQRMLKNRFRMKAFRHNQLQAINATLGGKDAFVLMPTGGGKSLCYQLPAVIKTGKTQGVTIVVSPLLSLMQDQVGHMKSLGIQAVAFNGECSAEYKRQVMTAFEERSPEDYIELLYVTPEMVSKNITFNNGMRTLHDKGKLARIVIDEAHCVSQWGHDFRPDYKTLGQVRQRYPGVPVMALTATATQNVIVDIRHNLGMDNCQTFSQSFNRPNLYYEVRGKTTNAKCMDEIASLIKSKYANQSGIVYTVSRKNAEKVAESLSDQGITARYYHAGVDPQEKVEVQTAWQQSQVKIVVATIAFGMGIDKPDVRFVIHHGLPKSLEGYYQETGRAGRDGDPSDCILFYGKQDIRILKKLIADGDGSKEQKERQMSMLNRVTAFCDNKSDCRRAEILRYFGEDFSAAQCGKTCDNCKAGLIFEQQDFSEYAIAAIRVVQAQRRITAVQCADILIGRKYPPYEARRSDDWYGMAKSLKKHELVRVLDKLLAEKAFHENNQVGNHGMAIQYLKLGSTYHLFLSGQRKLMLSIQVPEKPSKPQSKQATKKPKDQGVTAMSSPYVSLPVGRRRKRSRTVESDDENGAMTLNGHENDGFIVDDNEEEAFEELPNHQPLKPLSRSPGLPISISTELEDLNEIHRDIVDGFVQEAKVAEEKIRKQKGLREPLFTEKEFQVMAIRWTTSLNKMSKIPGIQPDKVMDHGPEILRILRRYYNGYREVMDPKCPGGNDQEIVDLISSDVEMGEDAYEDEDGEDSPYFNTNRHADIQAWHGKLKNLGSQPTQSPPRTFDKSGGGDKRCLENKKRASKNWTGGVTKRKSTGSGRKASSSSTAVQAISSAIKKMQRNSGIKAMPL, from the exons ATGGCCCGCCTCAAGTCGAGTTCGAAATCCTTGAAGCCCAGTCTTGTTTCAAGGCCCAAGCAGCTTCTCAGCCCCTCTTGCATCATCCCTACTCGCTTGACCCGACAAGATGCTTCTGCCAGGCGCACTAACCTCA GTACATGGAGTCCGGAGCCTAGCAAGACACAAAGCCCACCACCGAAGAAGGCCCGGGCTCCGGCCCCGGTCCGAACTCTTCGTACGAGCAGCCCCGATTTCCCCGACCTCAACGCCGATGGTCTGGAGTACTTGGACCTAACCAACGATGCCTTTGACGACTCCGACTCGCTATCGTTCAGCAGCAATGCGAAACTCTGGCGTGAAGATTACGCATCTCGACCAAATCTAGTGGCCTCGAGCGGtagaaagagaaagagcAGTGAAATCAGCGAGGAAGAGTTCAGCGACCTTGGCGATTTCCCAGACATCTACGAGCTTCTTGGTACCTATCCTCCCACCCCGAGCCCTGGGAGTCGATCCAGAACACGTCGAAGAGAGAGATCTCGCGGTCATCGAACACGCCGAACCCGCGATGGCTTTAAAAACCATCTGTCAACCGAGATTTCACCCAtcagcgaggaggacgaagatgGCATACTATCGCCTTCAAGATATGTACACAGTCCGCTTGCTCGTGAGCAATCCCCTCGGAAAGCGCTACCTGTCATCGACACTCAACCTCCCTCGAAGGGAGCAACGAGCCTTTTGAAGGAGTCTGCTGTTCGTTCTGAAGCTTCCAATCCAGCCCATCAGACCAGttcgcttcctcctcgaaTGGAGGATGGCAGGGATGAGCCGTTCAGTCCTGACTCCGACGAAGAATCTTTGACGCCCCCTTCCCGCAATAGCTCAATCGCTATCTTAAAAGTCTCTACGAACAAGCCAGCACAAATTTGTACTTATGCAGCGCCGGCAGCTGTGCCTGCAGTCCAGCTAGACTTTGCTTCGCTCTCCCAACACCATACTACTCCTGGAATAGCCGCCCCCAGAGTACGCGCCATCGCGTCAAACAGCTCGCAGACCACCAAGGTTCCCCCTGAAGATTTGTTCAATGAAGCTCCTAGTAAAACCCCTCCCGAATCAAGTCAAGCATTGGCTCTTCTGAATCAGTTGAGTTCTCAACCATCGACCTTGACTAAATGGAGTGAGTTCATGCACAAGCTCATTCAGCAAAACGATAAGAATTTCATAAGAGCGATTAACGAGCGCTGGCCGAAGGAAAAGCGAAGTGAGGTTAAGTCAGAAAAAGAGCGATTATTACGACAACAGAAGGCCTTCAAACAACTCGCTGCCCCAACGGATGAGTACAGGGCGCTTTATAGGAAGCGCGAAGAGCTTGCCCAAGTCATTGCTCAAGCCTACGCCCAAGGCCTTGACACGGATGAGGACGAAGTTCGACTTGATGACCTCACCGATGAAATCCAGGCGGTGGAGCAGGCCCTTCTCAAAACAATCGATGACACTGGGCTAGATGTAGCTGGCTTCCTTGGGACTTTCCAGGAACCAACGTATGGCCACCCTCCTGCATCAGTCATTGTGATGGGCACTCAACTAATGTTTCAAAGCAGTGCCAACATGTCTATGGTGTCGAATGTTGCCACACTAGCAAGCGAGATGGGTACGCGAGTGGCTCATGAGACTCAGCTTCCCAAAACTTCTCAGAACCAGCAGTACCCGGCAGCATCGAGGATTGAGGCCTCGCAAGGGATGAGTGTTCTCGCCCAGGAGGACAATGCTGTTTCAGCTCCTCCTTTCTCAAAAGACACCGCGAAACCCTCGAATGCACCTTACCAGCCAAGACCGGCAACGAGACCATCAGTGGTGGATCCCATGCCTGTGGGTGCAGAATTTGATGTCGATGACAACGGCTTCTCTGATCTGGATGAACTTCAGCTCCAGTCAGTGCGCAAAGCTGCAAGGAACTTGGCACCAGGCAGTCGAAGTCCGCCTCAAGCGACACATCGTCGCCCTGACGATGAATTCAGTGACTtcagcgacgatgaggaaatGCTTGCTTTTGCACAGGATTATGAAACCCGTCAATCCCACGCTCCCGTCTCGCAGGACTTTAGAAAGGTCTTCTCGGAGACATCTGGAAACGCTGGAACTGTTGCAAAGCCTCGAGCCTCGTCAAAGGAGCCATTGCCCTCAGTAGCGCCAGAGTCAATCCCTGGCAAACTGATGAAGCACCCGTGGTCACCTGAAGTTCAAAGGATGCTTAAAAACCGGTTCAGAATGAAAGCATTCCGCCATAATCAGCTTCAGGCTATTAATGCCACACTGGGGGGTAAAGACGCCTTCGTTCTTATGCCAACGGGTGGCGGCAAGTCTTTGTGCTATCAGTTACCCGCTGTTATCAAGACTGGCAAGACTCAGGGTGTTACCATTGTGGTGTCGCCTTTGCTCAGTTTGATGCAAGATCAAGTCGGCCACATGAAATCTCTGGGCATTCAGGCTGTTGCATTCAATGGCGAGTGCTCTGCCGAATATAAGAGACAGGTCATGACTGCTTTCGAGGAGAGAAGCCCGGAGGACTACATTGAGCTCCTGTATGTTACCCCCGAGATGGTGAGCAAGAACATTACCTTCAACAATGGGATGCGAACCTTGCATGACAAAGGTAAACTTGCACGCATCGTCATTGATGAGGCTCACTGCGTCAGTCAATGGGGCCATGATTTCCGGCCAGACTATAAGACTCTGGGCCAAGTCCGCCAGAGATATCCTGGAGTGCCGGTCATGGCTCTCACAGCCACCGCGACGCAGAACGTCATCGTCGACATCAGGCACAATCTCGGAATGGACAACTGTCAAACGTTCTCACAGAGCTTCAATCGTCCAAATCTATACTACGAGGTTCGCGGAAAGACAACTAATGCCAAGTGTATGGACGAGATCGCGTCGCTGATCAAGTCCAAATATGCGAATCAGAGTGGGATTGTCTACACGGTCTCACGAAAGAACGCAGAAAAGGTTGCGGAGAGTCTCTCGGACCAAGGTATCACCGCCAGGTATTACCACGCAGGTGTCGATCCCCAGGAGAAGGTCGAGGTACAAACTGCCTGGCAACAGAGCCAGGTCAAGATTGTCGTTGCAACAATTGCGTTTGGCATGGGCATTGACAAGCCAGACGTGAGGTTTGTCATACACCACGGGCTTCCAAAAAGCTTGGAAGGATACTATCAGGAGACCGGTCGCGCAGGCAGAGACGGAGATCCCTCTGACTGCATTCTCTTCTATGGCAAGCAGGATATAAGGATCCTGAAGAAGCTGATcgctgatggtgatggcagcaAGGAGCAAAAGGAGCGGCAGATGTCTATGCTCAACCGCGTCACAGCATTTTGTGACAACAAGTCTGATTGCCGACGGGCTGAAATTCTTCGCTACTTTGGCGAGGACTTCAGTGCAGCGCAGTGTGGCAAGACTTGCGACAATTGCAAAGCTGGTTTGATCTTTGAGCAACAAGACTTTTCTGAGTACGCCATTGCTGCCATCCGAGTTGTTCAGGCGCAGAGGCGGATTACAGCGGTGCAATGCGCCGACATCCTCATCGGGAGGAAGTACCCCCCCTACGAGGCACGTCGCTCAGACGACTGGTATGGAATGGCAAAGAGCCTTAAGAAGCATGAGCTTGTTCGAGTACTTGACAAACTGTTAGCCGAGAAGGCATTTCATGAGAACAACCAAGTCGGAAATCATGGTATGGCAATCCAGTACCTGAAACTCGGATCGACATACCACCTGTTTCTCTCAGGGCAGCGGAAGCTCATGTTATCGATTCAAGTACCGGAAAAGCCTTCCAAGCCCCAGTCGAAGCAAGCCACCAAGAAGCCGAAGGATCAAGGTGTGACCGCCATGTCGTCACCATACGTGTCTTTACCCGTTGGGCGACGGAGAAAGAGATCACGTACTGTGGAAAGCGACGATGAGAATGGAGCCATGACCCTGAACGGCCATGAGAATGATGGGTTCATTGTAGATGAtaacgaggaagaggccttTGAAGAGCTGCCTAACCACCAACCACTGAAGCCGCTCTCGCGGTCGCCTGGGCTTCCAATATCCATAAGTACCGAGCTGGAGGACTTGAACGAAATACACCGGGATATTGTCGACGGTTTCGTCCAGGAAGCAAAGGTAGCAGAGGAGAAAATCCGAAAGCAGAAAGGGCTCAGAGAGCCGCTGTTTACTGAGAAGGAGTTCCAAGTCATGGCCATACGGTGGACAACTTCTCTTAACAAGATGTCTAAGATTCCAGGCATCCAACCTGACAAAGTCATGGATCATGGACCAGAGATCCTACGTATCTTGCGGAGATACTACAACGGGTACCGCGAGGTCATGGATCCCAAGTGCCCTGGGGGTAATGACCAGGAGATTGTGGATTTGATAAGTTCAGACGTCGAGATGGGTGAGGATGCctacgaggacgaggatgggGAGGATTCTCCCTACTTCAATACCAACAGGCACGCCGATATTCAGGCCTGGCACGGCAAACTTAAGAACCTTGGCAGCCAGCCAACTCAAAGTCCGCCGAGGACATTCGATAAGAGCGGTGGAGGTGACAAACGATGTTTGGAGAACAAGAAACGGGCCAGCAAGAATTGGACGGGTGGAGTGACGAAGCGGAAGAGTACCGGCTCCGGCCGCAAGGCTAGCAGCTCTTCTACGGCGGTCCAGGCGATCAGCAGCGCGATAAAGAAGATGCAGCGAAACAGTGGCATCAAGGCGATGCCATTGTAG
- a CDS encoding GATA-type domain-containing protein, with translation MAMTMLIMPSTYHALRPSVSSDYHHSSSSASISNMISSIVPQKPANGNNSSNRRPLPSISELIQDTKLDPPLPGPPSSTQPGSKLSSSFEPVPQSFSKAGKHSSPQPLHPASSFPLNKMLLPPSQVLIGYHSLADRYCLSRTARRAFQPSRTFLPSNIILNSRGLRGLTIPLTWCIRILIRRRLLRVFINLANNLLVRCVCPFLGSLPSTRFRPMSQSPIIHGNLPIRKRDWSYQDSLSQIGSCSHKILNFSEVFTRITQEQHGAHPIPSRLPTEQDISDMLGNIERIKRHLEQVRSLLQASSQNERAREAAKMKSPYEEDHDVPMHEDAMKPQHGMTEANTRLRVGSTI, from the exons atggccatgacaatGCTCATTATGCCGTCCACTTACCACGCGCTTCGACCGTCAGTCTCCTCGGACTATCATCATTCCTCATCCAGTGCCAGCATCTCTAACATGATCTCTTCTATTGTGCCCCAGAAGCCGGCCAACGGTAATAATTCTTCGAATCGTCGGCCATTGCCCTCGATATCGGAACTCATTCAGGACACCAAGCtggatcctcctcttcctggaCCTCCTTCTAGCACCCAGCCCGGCTCCAAACTTTCGTCATCTTTCGAGCCCGTTCCTCAATCGTTCTCAAAGGCTGGGAAGCATTCCTCACCACAGCCGCTACACCCGGCTTCGTCTTTTCCCCTCAACAAGATGCTCTTACCTCCTTCGCAAGTTCTCATCGGCTACCACTCACTAGCCGACCGCTACTGCCTCTCTCGGACTGCCAGGCGGGCCTTTCAGCCAAGCCGGACATTCCTCCCCAGcaacatcatcctcaacagcAGAGGCCTCCGCGGGCTCACTATCCCTTTAACGTGGTGTATACGCATCCTcatccgccgccgcctcctacGCGTGTTTATCAACCTGGCCAACAACCTCCTAGTCAGATGCGTCTGCCCGTTTCTCGGATCTCTCCCAAGCACGCGGTTCCGCCCCATGTCTCAAAGCCCTATAATCCATGGGAACCTCCCGATACGGAAAAGGGA CTGGAGCTACCAAGATTCTTTAAGTCAA ATCGGCTCCTGTTCCCACAAGATTCTTAACTTCTCCGAAGTATTTACCCGAATCACTCAAGAGCAGCACGGAGCTCACCCCATCCCGAGCAGACTACCGACAGAGCAGGATATCAGCGATATGCTCGGCAACATCGAGCGCATCAAGCGGCATTTGGAGCAAGTAAGGAGTCTGTTGCAAGCATCGAGCCAGAACGAGCGGGCTCGTGAAGCAGCTAAGATGAAGAGCCCGTACGAAGAGGATCACGATGTGCCCATGCACGAAGATGCGATGAAGCCCCAACATGGTATGACAGAGGCCAACACACGGTTGAGGGTAGGTTCAACCATTTGa
- a CDS encoding AMP-binding domain-containing protein — translation MREHAIGEEMFIGQSTPRSRAYVLDREETPFSEGVSGLLWARAPSVSRSYADLESDTAEEFKLDPFVDGGPHMHNTGDIGRWSPDSSLETLRRVDDQVKAKGLRLEVDGVSALVALAPDVSRAAALLINGEIHDFASSRSSKVAVIAAHPQNRLSYFAVPAQIHLFEDRPVTANGKANSQELQTMATNRVRNGPIELVGKGKRGDVDARIEMHSQTPISILPIPAERRNLTQDLPNKKLAQSFRGLRHRVFIVYRTLFTLVGAINLAALILVLVLRPGSQWLGTIAATNLTAAVLARQDMVINVLFTIACSVPKRAPLWIRARCAKIYHLGGVHSGAGSCAGAWLIISTIKDTICKRTRHDGQRIEFIARQAVSWLLCGLFCLLVGLAWPSFRKRHHDMFERFHRFAGWASLPLLWVQAMLGINDARPHSQTLGFTTVRCPQFWLLVAATCSIASSWLSLRKVPVDAEVLSDHAVRLHFNYTVPVNGSFTRVSQRPLLEWHSFATIAAPETSYRSKGFSVIVSNAGDWTRTCIQKPPAKLWVRGIPTFGLMRIATLFNRLVFIATGSGIGPLLGHISYPSCPTQLIWSASRPEATFGREIIDLVRERIPDAIIYDTKIYGRPDLARMGFNLAQNFGAEAVIIIANEKITNKVVHEIESQGLPAYGAIWDS, via the exons ATGCGCGAGCACGCTATTGGAGAGGAAATGTTCATTGGCCAGTCTACCCCGAGGAGTAGGGCCTATGTCTTAGACCGGGAAGAGACACCGTTCTCGGAGGGTGTTTCAGGACTGCTGTGGGCGAGAGCGCCCAGCGTGTCTCGAAGCTACGCTGATCTCGAGAGCGACACGGCGGAGGAGTTTAAGCTGGATCCATTTGTAGATGGTGG GCCTCACATGCACAATACGGGAGACATTGGGCGTTGGAGCCCTGATAGTTCCCTCGAGACTCTCAGGCGGGTTGATGATCAAGTCAAAGCCAAG GGGCTTCGTCTCGAGGTCGACGGCGTATCCGCATTGGTTGCGTTGGCTCCCGATGTGTCTCGGGCTGCGGCATTGTTGATTAACGGAGAAATCCACGATTTCGCATCCTCACGAAGCTCCAAAGTCGCCGTCATTGCCGCCCATCCGCAGAACCGTCTGTCGTACTTTGCTGTCCCTGCTCAGATACATCTCTTTGAAGATCGGCCGGTAACAGCAAACGGAAAGGCTAATAGCCAGGAGCTTCAGACAATGGCCACAAATAGGGTGAGGAATGGACCAATCGAACTGGTAGGAAAGGGCAAAAGAGGCGACGTAGATGCCCGGATCGAGATGCATTCGCAAACGCCCATTTCGATATTACCCATCCCCGCTGAGAGGCGGAATCTCACCCAAGACCTGCCGAACAAAAAGTTGGCGCAGTCGTTCAGAGGCCTCAGGCACCGAGTTTTCATTGTTTATCGGACTCTGTTTACTCTGGTGGGTGCCATAAACTTGGCGGCTTTGATacttgtcctcgtcctcaggCCCGGATCACAGTGGTTAGGGACGATAGCTGCTACCAATCTCACAGCCGCCGTTCTCGCGCGTCAGGACATGGTCATCAACGTCCTATTCACCATCGCCTGTTCAGTCCCCAAGCGAGCTCCGCTCTGGATTCGTGCTCGTTGCGCCAAGATATATCACCTGGGCGGTGTTCACTCGGGAGCAGGTTCTTGCGCGGGCGCATGGCTCATCATCTCGACCATCAAGGACACAATCTGTAAGAGAACTCGCCACGACGGGCAGCGGATTGAGTTTATTGCGAGGCAGGCAGTGTCATGGCTTCTCTGTGGGCTATTCTGTTTATTGGTCGGTCTTGCCTGGCCCTCGTTCCGAAAGCGACACCACGACATGTTTGAACGGTTCCATCGATTTGCGGGATGGGCTTCGTTACCCCTGCTCTGGGTGCAGGCAATGCTAGGCATCAACGATGCCCGGCCCCATAGTCAGACCCTCGGCTTTACGACGGTCAGGTGTCCCCAATTCTGGCTCTTGGTAGCTGCAACATGTAGCATTGCCTCTTCGTGGCTGTCTCTCCGCAAGGTCCCCGTTGACGCCGAGGTTCTCTCTGATCATGCGGTACGGCTGCACTTCAACTACACCGTCCCGGTAAACGGAAGCTTCACGCGGGTCTCTCAGAGACCCCTACTGGAATGGCACTCGTTCGCGACGATTGCTGCCCCGGAAACTTCCTACCGTTCCAAGGGGTTCTCTGTCATCGTTTCCAACGCAGGCGATTGGACCCGTACCTGTATTCAGAAACCACCTGCGAAACTTTGGGTGCGTGGTATTCCGACGTTCGGACTGATGCGTATCGCGACGCTCTTCAACCGCCTCGTGTTTATCGCCACAGGGTCAGGGATCGGGCCGTTGCTTGGACACATCAGCTATCCGAGCTGTCCCACACAACTCATTTGGTCGGCATCACGGCCAGAGGCAACTTTTGGAAGGGAGATAATTGACCTTGTGCGAGAGAGGATTCCGGATGCCATCATCTACGACACTAAAATCTACGGACGGCCTGACCTCGCCCGCATGGGTTTCAACCTGGCACAGAACTTCGGCGCTGAGGCTGTGATTATTATCGCCAATGAGAAAATCACCAACAAGGTCGTCCATGAGATTGAGTCCCAGGGGCTTCCAGCATATGGAGCTATCTGGGACAGCTGA